In Nicotiana tabacum cultivar K326 chromosome 19, ASM71507v2, whole genome shotgun sequence, one DNA window encodes the following:
- the LOC107816630 gene encoding uncharacterized protein LOC107816630, translating into MRCKKHLSDLSSSVGVCASCLRERLFALIAAQAQAQAQAQGQARAHVQQQLFHEDHRKSDSNPPPLVFPRSVSPYISRRKSDTTPWQFQHNSLPSIPDQRFYSTPQVGPNGTVIAAGPGPYKKKGYFRFFSGLFRSRTEKLESNPRVSNFGDACPASSSSPSWFTTMLSGRRKKQVRTFSLEESTIGGHRRTCRNRDRGMSPARYSEDEEDEHCFGGSSGYSSESSKQTPRRTPAAQHGRRGKSSHNRNLTGMAFCLSPLVRASPSRNWNQKGMPPEMIFSGEIRLPAKPQLSTATSFCKNRSRKLADFGRFNPNH; encoded by the coding sequence ATGAGGTGTAAAAAGCACCTTTCGGACCTGAGTAGCAGCGTCGGCGTCTGCGCTTCCTGCCTCCGTGAACGGCTCTTTGCGCTTATTGCCGCACAGGCCCAGGCCCAGGCCCAAGCCCAAGGTCAGGCCCGAGCTCACGTGCAGCAGCAGCTGTTTCACGAGGATCATCGGAAATCTGATAGCAATCCTCCGCCGCTGGTGTTTCCGCGCTCCGTTTCCCCGTATATTTCTCGCCGGAAATCTGATACGACCCCGTGGCAATTCCAGCACAATTCGCTTCCATCTATTCCAGATCAAAGATTCTACAGTACTCCACAAGTGGGTCCCAACGGAACGGTAATTGCTGCTGGCCCTGGGCCTTATAAGAAGAAAGGTTATTTTAGATTTTTCTCGGGTCTGTTTAGATCCAGGACGGAGAAACTAGAGTCGAATCCTAGAGTTTCTAATTTCGGCGATGCTTGCCCGGCGTCGTCTTCTTCACCGTCGTGGTTCACTACGATGCTCTCCGGTCGTCGGAAAAAACAGGTACGCACGTTTTCTCTAGAAGAATCGACGATCGGAGGTCATCGGAGGACGTGTCGTAATCGCGATCGAGGAATGTCTCCAGCTCGATATTCAGAAGATGAGGAAGACGAGCATTGTTTCGGCGGATCGAGCGGGTACTCGTCGGAGTCATCGAAACAGACTCCGAGAAGAACACCGGCAGCTCAACATGGACGGCGAGGAAAATCGAGTCATAATCGGAACCTCACCGGGATGGCGTTTTGCTTGAGTCCTTTAGTGCGTGCGAGCCCGAGCAGAAATTGGAATCAGAAGGGAATGCCGCCGGAAATGATATTCTCCGGCGAGATAAGATTACCGGCGAAGCCTCAGCTTTCCACAGCGACTTCGTTTTGCAAGAACAGATCGAGGAAGCTTGCCGATTTCGGAAGGTTCAATCCCAACCATTGA